The following proteins are encoded in a genomic region of Oryctolagus cuniculus chromosome 13, mOryCun1.1, whole genome shotgun sequence:
- the LOC138843187 gene encoding aldo-keto reductase family 1 member C1-like, which translates to MDPRRYVMELNDGNIIPVLGFGTAAPIEVPKREGLEATKLAIDAGYRHFDSASVYHNEEEIGQAIRSKIAEGIVERKDIFYTSKLWCTSHRPELVQQSLEESLRKVQLDYVDLYIIHFPMALKPSKERIPKDENGKVMYDTVDLCATWEAMEKCKDAGLAKSIGVSNFNHKQLEMILNKPGLKYKPVCNQVECHLYLNQRKLLDFCKSKDIVLVAYGVLGSQKYGEWVDQNTPVLLDDPVLGALAKKHKRSPALIALRYLLQHGVVVLAKSFNEERMKENLQVFEFHLTPEDMRVLDGLNRNIRYVSASFLNGHPNYPFSDEY; encoded by the exons ATGGATCCCAGACGTTATGTGATGGAATTAAATGATGGTAACATCATACCTGTACTGGGATTTGGCACTGCTGCACCTATAGAG GTTCCTAAAAGAGAGGGTCTAGAGGCCACCAAGTTAGCTATTGATGCTGGGTACCGCCATTTTGATTCTGCTTCTGTGTACCATAATGAAGAAGAGATAGGACAGGCCATCAGGAGCAAGATTGCAGAAGGCATTGTGGAAAGAAAAGACATATTCTACACTTCAAAG CTTTGGTGTACTTCCCATCGACCAGAGCTAGTTCAGCAAAGCTTGGAAGAATCATTGAGAAAAGTTCAACTGGACTATGTGGACCTCTACATTATTCATTTTCCAATGGCTTTGAAG CCAAGTAAAGAGCGAATTCcaaaagatgaaaatggaaaagtaaTGTATGACACCGTGGATCTCTGTGCCACATGGGAG GCCATGGAGAAATGTAAGGATGCAGGGTTGGCTAAGTCCATTGGGGTGTCTAACTTCAACCACAAGCAGCTGGAGATGATCCTGAATAAGCCAGGGCTCAAGTATAAACCTGTTTGCAACCAG GTGGAATGTCATCTGTATCTCAACCAGAGAAAACTACTGGATTTCTGCAAGTCAAAAGACATTGTTCTGGTTGCCTATGGTGTTCTGGGAAGTCAAAAATATGGAGAATG GGTGGATCAGAACACTCCGGTTCTCTTAGATGATCCAGTTCTTGGTGCCCTGGCAAAAAAGCACAAGCGAAGTCCAGCACTGATTGCCCTTCGTTACTTGCTACAGCATGGGGTTGTGGTCTTGGCCAAGAGTTTCAATGAGGAGCGAATGAAAGAGAATTTGCAG GTTTTTGAATTCCACTTGACTCCTGAAGATATGAGAGTCCTAGATGGTCTGAACAGAAATATTCGATATGTTTCTGCGAGTTT tttGAATGGCCACCCTAATTACCCATTCTCTGATGAATATTAG